The Anomalospiza imberbis isolate Cuckoo-Finch-1a 21T00152 chromosome 8, ASM3175350v1, whole genome shotgun sequence DNA window TTGCCATCCGGTTCCTGTTTCAATCTCCCATGTCTTTCACTTGGCTTGTGGCCTGCTTTGTTTTATCCCTCCTGCCCTACTGAGCACAAACAAGAATTTGCAGTCAACTTTCAAAACCACACTGGTCATAGAATGAGGCAAAAGAATTTTACAGGTTTTAAGACCAATGGGAAACATTGTGGTCACTCACCTTGACCTTCTCTGTAATGCAGACCAAAGAACCCAACCCAGCAATTTCTAGATCAAGCCTGTAACTTCATTTGGACTAGCAATGTGTCATTAGGAAGGATACTTTAAAAGACCTACCAGATCTGTGTGGTCACATACTTCAGTTCTGGCAGTCCTAGAAACcacagaaaatgacagcagacAGGCAGATGATCGGGTTTATTCCGATGCTTACCATTAGCAACTGCTTGGATGATCAAAATGAACCATTTAGCAGCACCTGGATAGAAAGAACCCTGACAGTCCTAGAAGGGAACTTCGTCAGGGAGCACAGAGAAGCGACATCTTGCGGGTTGGGGAAATACATCAAACGTACAGGAGGATGAAGAGCTGAACTGAGAGATATTCTTAATCTAAGGCCTCTGTTCTTAACCTGTTTAGTAGGGCTGTTTTGATTCTTACTTCAttgctctttctctcccttgcTATAAAATCAAGTTTTGTACAGTCAGGTTGACCATGATACATAGATCTTACTCTCCATTGTGCTACTTCTTTCAAACTTTAGGCATGTTTTTCTAGTAAACAGATCCTTATTAACAAGTCGTTCAGAGATGCTCCATTTCCCTGCCAGTGTCTGACTGCATCACAGCCCAGGGTGGTTAAAACTACCCAGATTTATGGGCACCATCTATGTAACACAGAGAAATTaatcaaggggaaaaaagacatgAGTAATTTTCTTATCTTGAACACAAGAGTTCTGGTTCTTGATGGAAAATAACCACCCTATATATCAAATAGAATGGATTTCAAGAATTTAACTACACATCTCACTTGTAAGAAACATCAGCTGGAAATTTGCAGATGGGACATTAACTGAAAGGTAATGTTCTCTCTGCCACATTGAAATGTTACAAGTGCCTGCATGATATAATCTATTAAATTTCAAATGAGAGAATTAAGACATTGAAATATGCCTCCTACACTTGCCTAAGCTGTCAGAAGTTGCAAACACCCACACattttaaatatgtaatttATACGGCATACAAAGAACACTTCACTTTTAAAAGTGGTTAGCTTCAAAACTTACTACCAAAGTCATCTCTATTTATGCATGTGCTTTGAACAGACAAGGAAAAATTCCAATTTTCgttaaaaaaacatttcttcagTAACTTCAGAAAGCAAGTACCTGGAAGTATCCTAAGAAGTCATTAGTCTTTTGCTTACATAGTTTGCAGCCTTTGCTCTTCACTTCCTATTGAAGTAGAGATGCTGCTGGAGTAAGGTCAGTGCCAAAGGCAGATTGTGTCCCATTCTTTCACCAGTTGCAATAGAGAAGGGCAGTGCTCATAAGCAACATTCCACATGCTGTCTTTGAGCACATGGAAATTACTGCTTTGGCTGAATTGCCTGACAATAGTGACCCAGATATGTGCCATATTTACAAGGGACCGGATGTGTCCTGTGAACAGCCCATCCCAGAGATAAAGCTGTGGCTTAAGACCTAAAGCCAAACAACAGAATGAGTGTTTCGGGAAGCCAAAGCCTCAAGCCAGGActcagaaaaaagaagaaatccaCACTGACAAAGCACTGGCtgctcagccagcagcagctgaaacagCCTGTTCTGGCATGGTGGTGAAGAGGCAATTACAAGAGCCTGAGCAGCTCTGTTCAGGTGTGAAAGTCACTAACAAGACATGGACATCCATGTCCTGAGAGGGTTTCTCCTAGCTCAGCCCTCTCGCAGCTCCATACTGTAAGGCCTACAACTAGACACGCTTTTGCTTATACTAACCCTAAGCCTTCCTAACATCAGCTGTCAGGTGCTTCCTGAGACACTTAGGCTTGGCCTGTTTTGTCACATGTTTAGGCACTGCACTAATTCTGTGGTTCTGAGTGATATCTTACAGCCCTCTCAAACTAGGACTTGGTCCTCCTTCAGTACTCCAGCCCATTACAGCTGCTAAGGCAGCAAAGCGCTTGGAGCGATGGAAAGCTGCCTCCCTCCGTGTCAGGAGAGGAACCCACCACCCCAAGGAACCAAGAGCTACTGAGTCCTGTGTCTCACAGCAACCCCTTAACCTCATTCTCAAGATGCACACAAAGCTGTGCAGTGCTTTGCTAAGCTCACAGTAAGATGCAACAACCTTACACTGGCTGTACATACCTATCATTGTATGTATACATGTGCTTTGAACAAATGTCAGTCATCAACCATATCTAACCTCCCCACCTACAAACACCTGCCTAGAGAATCAACCACCAAAATTTCAGTATCTCCACACTGTTCCAGTCATGATGAAAAAAAACAGGTAAAGAAGCAAAAATTTTGAGAACTAGCATGGTTCATTTGACCACTAAGATAGTAACAACACTCACAAACCACCACCACTAGCACctaagagggggaaaaaagggcaaCTGCAAAGCAGCTGGTGTTGAAATACCTGTGTTGTATTTCAGCACTCCTCTGTAAACAGGTGGTCTCTGGGATTCTGTCCTAACAGCACCACCTTCTGGTGACTgcactaaaaaaaaagccaaccaaaTCTCTGCCAAACCAATTTCTAAATAATGCCCAGTAAGTCAGGTCACTTTGTAATAGCTCCTCCTCTCCATCCTCCACCCTCCAATTCCAAGGATGCCATTCCAACTCAGAGTACATCTCTCATCCCCCCGCAAACTGCAGTGATCCTTTACTGACACATATTTGCCATCACCTGACACCTACATTCCAGAAATCTTGGCACAGGCTTGAGATGAAGCACTTCCAAACCActgctctggcacagcagcactgaagaCAGAATTAGTTACTGCTCTTGTGTGTCTTACTGTTCATTACAACACAAGCTCAGTTTTGTCTTTGTTGCAATCAAACAATGACAGAATGAGTTACTGCTGCTTCCTCATTATCATAGCTGCTTCAAGCATCAAACAAGAGCAAAACCTAACTTTACATGCAGAAAGACACGTTATCACTTTAGCACAGTTTAAAATATTCCACTACAGTCCTCTGCATGCAtttgaaaatttaaatgttACTGAATGCTGCACAGAAATTATGAAAAGCAAATAGGCTCCACTAAAGCATGGACACCGGCAGCTACTGACCTTTCATGGAACACAGCCAGTAGAATGAAAAGTTCAAAGAGCAAGAGCTCATGAGTACTGAGAGGTAAATACAGATAATGGAGTTACATCTCACACAGAGATGTGACTTTGTGCATAGCACCACATACAAGTCAGCAAATGTgctcagaaataaaacattttttattgtttccCTTCCCATTGCAAAGTCAGACTGTGTGGGACAACTTTCTGGCACAGAGGAATCATTAACCATCATCAGCATCCATTTAGAAAGTCGACAAGCTTAGCTGCTCTTCAAAGCTGTACTGCACCAGCTGCTTCTGAAGAAAGTCTACGAGGAAGTGTTGTGTAAGGCAGATCTTCCCAACAGTTAGGTTTTACACAGAGTCACAGCCAATAAACTTACCCTACACAATAGGAAAAACGAGATTAtgtaaaacaaacacacacatagacaaaacaaaacaaacacccGTGGCAAGAGAAAACACCTGGTTCTAACCAATATGACATGTGCAGGCAAGTACTGAGGCACAGCTGTAGTTATTGGAAAAGTTCAATTCCTATATTTGGTTCGAAAACAGTGCAGTGTAGCATGCAAAATACCACTTCAGAAATCAAAGGCAAGGACTGCTATTAACCCTCTGCTAATTAACTGTGTCTCtatttccagctgctggtgaTCCTGTCAGTATGGTACCTGGAAGTTCGGAAAGAGGAAGCTGGTGTAATGAACATATGCTCCACGAACGCTTAGATATTATTGAAGAGGTAAGAGGGATTGTGCTGGCTCCTGAAGCTTACCAGACCTCTGCCTTATCCTTTTGACCAAATAAAAGGGATGTTTCTAGACAGTGTCCCTTCTTGGCTTTATTCTAGTCAAGGTTGGACTACTTTTTCCAGATGTCATTGTTTATAACTACCCATAAAGCCATTATCACCAGAAATATTTAATCTTGATGAATTCCAAAAATATGATTAACAGTTTATCAGCCTTTTCTAGAATGTTTATAACTGTGCCTTTAACCTAAAAATCTCAGAATTGGTATTTGTAAAGTTTCACACTGGCTTATGGGTAGATGTGAGTTCTGCAGGTGACTCCAAGATGGATAGAGAAGTTTCTGCTCTGGGATTCCAGGAAAGCtgcaaagtttaatttttttttcccctggtgtCTTAAGCACTTACAAGACACCTGCTAACTATTCTCAGCCGAGTAGTTCCCAAACTTCATGCTGTGGTTCTCAAATTACCTCTCTTCTGCTCTAGTCCCAGCCCTCATCTTTCCACCCCATCAGCTCCTCTCATCGTCCATACAGATTCTTTTATTGCATTTAGTAAATtgcatttctctcagaaatgagaaagaattaaaaacaaacgAATGCAAAGCTCCAAGAAGTCAAATTCTTCTTTAGACAGGGGTGCTGTAACATAACTCTTGCAAAACCAAGTGTTAATACTTGGTGCCACTAGAGGCCAGCAGAACACAAGAAATGTTTAAACCTGCAATGCGTATTACAGATTAAATTAGCTGTTGGTATTACAGGACATGAGGTTTGCATTTCCATAAACACGTCTGGTCCAATTCCTTCCACTTGACCCTCTGACTACCTCCTTTCTCCATTTGTCTCCCTTGTTTCCATTagaaagtaataaaaacagtgGAGCACCTAGAATCAGAAGTGAAATCGCTCCTCAACATCATCAGTGAGACAACACTGAACATCCCCACTGTACCAGAAACTCCACTTACAGATGTTTTTGATGGTCAGTATCTCATCAGGTATAACCTAAGTTGAAAAAAAAGACTTACATATGTTATTATTAAACATGCCATATTTTCTCTCTCAAGATGCGAACTAATTCAGCTCAGGGTAGCTAAGGCCTCAGAACTGGGGGCCTCAGGACCCCAGTTGTGGGTCCAGTTTGGAAAATCAGATTTCAACAACTACTAGGTtaggagaaaaggaaacaacTCACCCTAGAACGGCAGGACAAAGTTATCTCAAGGTCCGTTCCAGATTTAAGATCCTGTGATTCTTTAGCTTCATGTGTGACAAAATGAGACAGCAACAAAATTTTACAAAATTGGAGGTATTGCCATTTCGATATCCTAAATCCAGCTTTGACATGTAAGCCCCTCACACAAAACATGCTCCTCAATAAACATTTTTGGAATAAATTAAACCACAACAGAAATTAGTTGGATGAGACCACCTATTATACTCAATTTCTTATAATGCTCTATGCTCTTCATCCTCTGCCTAAATATCAACAGTGCATTTAAGAAGGTGAGATACTCTTGGTGGAAAATAAACCACTTGTGGACAGATATAAGCATCCACAGACATGTTTATGAAGTCAGTTTTGTCAGTGCTGTGCTGTTTGATTATTTAAGGCAGCTGTACCTGGGCACACTACAGTGCACTCGCATGATGGAAGTCAGCTTGAAGTAGACACCAGTAGAGTTTATGCTGGTTTTTGGTTCTTGCATTATGGATCTGGTAACCATGTCTGACACTGTCCTCACCAACTTTGTTATACACTGAAGTTTACATTTTTCTGTGAGGGGCAGTTAACAGGTTAGCAATTAAGTTACTCCCCTACAATGGAAGGGGGTATTCCAGTAAAAGTGAAGAGTATTCCAGTAAAGCATTGCAGtgaatttaaaatggaaatcagCACAGTTGCAGCAAATCTATAGCAAGTACTACTCGGGTGGATCTTGCAACAACCGCCAAATTGCTCAAGAATTACAGGTTGGACCTTCCTTCTATGATTTTGTGAATCAACGTGACAAATCCCCACTTTAGAGTAGCAAGATTCATGTTTTAAGAGAGATTTATCCACAAAGATTGATCCTGATCTCATAACCAAAAATAATCACATCAATTCTTCTCTGTACAGATACCAGCTGAGCACTGTGAAGACAGAAGACAGCTGAATATAACAGTGTAGTTGTCATCAACAGTTGCACTTCTGATCATTTAATAAGCTTGTGTTTCCAGAATTCACGCAGGGTGAACAATCCTCAGCTGTAGTTTGTCTTCTGTATTGCTGTGCTTTACAATAAAAAGGTATTTGCTTTCAGACACTGTTTTGAACTTTGCATTCTAAATCTTTCAGGAACCCTACTTTATCAAAACTGCCTCTCAAATACAGCATTGTCAGTAAGAAAACAAGATTAGGTGGTGTTCAGGACTAAAGCACAGCTAACAAACTTCCCTTAATTCAAAAgcttcctccttcccttgcaAAGAATGAACCCTTGCTATTGTTTTCAGCCAACAAAGATAGACTTCCAGGTGCAAATTCCTCTCAAGACATGCTCAGATTGTCTGACAGA harbors:
- the PLAC9 gene encoding placenta-specific protein 9, with protein sequence MLFLWALAFVLVLQEQDPLAAGDPVSMVPGSSERGSWCNEHMLHERLDIIEEKVIKTVEHLESEVKSLLNIISETTLNIPTVPETPLTDVFDDTS